TTTTGCTAGGCTCATGCCAACTTAACCTCAATGGTATCTATTTTAAAATATAGTCCCTAACGGGACCATTGTACATACTAATTTGAAAGATAGTAATATAGAAATCGATTGAGATTGGTTTATTGTGTTTGTTTTTCTGGAACACATGGCGTTTGCAATTATTCTATGCCTGCTTCGCAATCATTTTTTTGCACCTAATAACGATGTCTATTTTTTCATCCTCAGATTTATTTACCCAATCAGTAATTTCTGATGATGACCTGTAGCAACCTTTGCAGATAGCATTATCATCCAGCTCGCATTTGCCTATACAAGGGGTAATTATAATTGTACTGTTTCCTATGAACATATCTGTTTAATCATACTCTATGGTTATTTAATTTAAATTCTACAATATCAGTTCCGTTTACTACTACACACTCAAATGTCGGTACAAATATCACCTCATCGCAAGCCAATTCATCTTTGGATAGAAGCATATTTAATTATGCAGTCTACGCTGCATACAAGTTATTACAGATAAGCACCGACTATCGACATGCAGTGTTCCACCGTGCATTCTTTTTCACCGACTGGTGCAACATAATGAATGGCTGATTCTGCATGGGATGTGTTTGAAAGTTTACTTATAATCCATCCGGCTAAATACTTTGATGACAAACAACCACCTGCTGTTGCTATATTTCCTTTGGCATAAAACGGTTGTTCTAAAACCGTAACACCTGACTCAATAACCCAAGGCTTGGTCGTTAAATCTGTGCAAGCAGGGACTTGATTCAGTAAGCCCAGAACTGACATCAACAACGTACCCGAGCATTGACCACCAATTAACTGAGTTTGAGGATTGAGGCTTAGCCTGGATAATAGACTTTCATCTTGGGCAATATCGCGAGTTAACACACCACTACCAAACAAGACAGCATCTGCTCCATTAGCAAACTCTAGCGGTTTTTGAGAATAGATAGTGACCCCATTCATGGACGTGACTAATTCTGATGGGCTAGTAATTTGTACATTCCAGCCAAACGCTTTCATTCGATTCAGAATGCCCGATGCGATGAATGAGTCCAACTCATTAAAACCGTCAAAAGTCAGTACTGCAATATCCATATTTCTGTTCCTTTTCCTAAGGCTGATTTGACAAGTTCCTGCCGTCTTATATTCGATATATCATGCTTGACCTGTATGAACTATGCAAACACATCGTTAGGTGTTTTTTCACGTGTCAATTCAAAGAACCACAGAGTCAAGACGTCGAATAATTGGTCATCTTTCGCTAACTTTTTATTATACAAATAGCGGAGAGTATTTAGGTTAGGAGTTTCGTGGAAATGCGTTACAGCGAAAGATATTGAATGACCCTTTGATATTCTGACAAAGCGAGCTTATCCGCTTCAATCCCAACGGGTGCCAATAACAACTCATACCATTTAACTTCATCCGCTTCTTGTGGAGAAATGTCCCCCTCCCAACGACTTACTACATAATAATGAATCAACTGTAATTCACTTGTTGGATGGTAAAGCGAACATAGATACTTGTAACAAGTTGGTACTACTTTTAACTCTTCCATTACTTCACGAATTAAAGCTTCATATTGACTCTCATCTTGTTCAATATGGCCGCCAGGGATATTCGTTAAACCAGCGTCTGTTTCTCGGTATTCACGACGTTTTTCAAGTAATACTTTATTTCCATTAATCAATAAGAAGGAGACACATTCATGCACTTTCATCGAATTTCCTTACTAATACTACTATTTTTATAGTACACATACTCACCTCTGGATAACGCCTTGCCCGCGACGGTTAGAATCTAAAGACTTGCTCTGCAATTGTACCCAACTTATCAACGCTATCGGTTTTAAAGGGAGACCAACAATAAATAGAATACGCTAAATCCCATATCCTTGGTGCAGGATGCGCAGTATCGAAGTCGAAAACACCTACCACTGTGTTTTCAGAAAGAGCGACATTGTATGGAGTAAAGTCACCATGACAGATAAACTCAAATGGCTCTCTAGGTTCAAGCACCCACTCCTGTTTACCAACGTCAATTTGAGACAGTAAAAACGTCGTGGAGTCATGGATTTTTCGTAGTAATTTAACAGACGAAAATCGCCTCAGTAGAAGTTATAGCACCAACTAATGGATAGTTATATGTATCGCCAGCAATTAAACTTAGGACTTCTTGATTTTCTTTGATGCCAAGAAACTTAGGACACTCATGAACACTTGAGTACTCTATATGCTTCAATAACAGATGAACCGTTGCACTCCACGGCTGGAGAGGTCGATAAACAACTTCACCATCTCGATATATTGCCGACTTTCTCCCACCTGATAATTCTTCCATGATACTCCGACTGCAACTAACGCTACTTAGGCGGCTGACAGAAAAATAATTTCTAAATATGCTTACTTCGAATAACTTTAGGTAGGGAAAATAGTCGATAACAGAATGTAAATGATTTTTATATCACGGTAACCGCCTCTGTATTTTTGGATTAGTTTCAACAATAGTGGAGCAATGCATTGTCATTATTCACTCATCCGACAAAATTATGATTTAAATCAATTAGTAATACTGCATTTCACTTGTAGCACATATTGTTTTGTCAGGCCGGTAAGGGTAGTCTTTACGTTCAATATCTGCACCGGATACATCCTTGATGCTTCCCCTGTGCTTTAGTTTCAACTAAAAAGGAGATTTTATGCGACTCAAATTTGGTTTTATGAGGCTGCTTGTTTGTGGTCTGTGTTTTATTCCGGCTATCACTCAAGCTTCTGATCTCGACAGGTTCAAAGGACTTTCCGGAACGATCAATATCGCTGGGGGAACAGCGCATATTCCGGTAATGAAACAAGCTGCCAAAGCTGTTATGAAAGCCAATAGAGAGATCCGAATCACAATCGCAGGTGGTGGTTCCGGTGTAGGCGCCCAGCAAGTGGCTAAAGGACTGGTTGAAATTGGAAACACCGGTCGACCGCTGAAGCCGAGTGAAGCGAAACACGGGCTGGTCTCGTTCCCCTTCGCTATCGACGGCGTAGCGGTCATAATCAATCCGGCGAACCCAATTCATGCATTAACTCAACAGCAAGTGGCCGATATATATGCGGGCAAAATCACCAACTGGCAGTCTCTTGGTGGAGATGACCGCTCTATCAATATTTTTACCCGTGATGAGGCCAGTGGTACCCGTGCTGTTTTCGTAAAAAAATTGCTTCGCAACTCGCCGATGGTCAATCATGCCAATGTCGTGCCGTCTAATGGCGCAATGAAAACAGCCATCGCACGCGATCCTGGTGCCCTTGGTTACAGTAGCGTCGGTTATATAGACAATACGGTTAAAGCGCCTGCTCTGGACAATGTTCAGCCCACCAACGACGCCTGCGCATCCGGCGAATACCCAATTGTGCGCAAACTTTACATGAATACCAAAGGCGAGCCTCAAGAACTGGTGCGAGAGTTTATTGATTTTATCTACAGCCCGCAAGGTGCTGAATATATCCGAGCATCTGGCTATATTCCGGTCAGCAATCAATAACACATGACATCCCCTATCACGACAGAGCGGGTACTGCTGACACTTGTTAGCACGGTATTTGCTCTAATGATGTTGTTGTTTGGCTTTTTGTTCTGGTTTGCCTTGCCTGTTTTCTTTAACACTGAGACACCTGTTTTATCGCTGATCTGGCAACCAGAACAAGGGCAATATGGCATTTTATCTATGATCGCCGGTTCCGGTCTGATCGGTTTGATGGCACTGACATTGGCTTTTCCTGTTGCCGTTGGCATCACTGGTTTTTGCTTGTTCAGCCGCTATCAAAACCTCGCGTCATGGATCCGGCGAATGATCCGACTAATGGCCGGGATCCCGACCGTCGTTTATGGTCTTGCCGCTGTTTTTTTACTTGTTCCGTTATTGCGGGAAACCTTTCGGAGTGGTTCAGGGTTTTGCCTGCTCGCCGCTGCTGTAATGGTAGTACTGTTGATTTTACCCGTCATGGTAATGATGTTAGACACCCACTGCCGTCCGCTGGAAAATCAGATCCGTCTGGCTTCTGCGTCCATGGGCTTTACCGATACGCAGACAGTTTTGTACCTAGTCTTGCCCAATTCGACTAAAGCGATGGCCACTGCAGCGTTGCTGGGCTTTAGCCGGGCGATAGGTGATACCATTCTCCCGCTGATGTTGGCCGGAAACGCCCCGCAACTGACTGACAGCGTATTTGACTCAGTCCGCACCTTAACAGCCCATATTGGCCTGGTTCTCGCTACGGAAAATGGCAGTGCTGCTTACAACTCACTGTTCGCTGCTGGCCTGCTGTTACTTGCAATGAGTGTCACGGTTACGCTGTTGATCAGAAAAATGGAACACGCACAGTTTAGTGTGCGCAGAGGTGACGCAGAATGAAAGCGCGATTATTTCACCTCTGGTGCCTGAGCTGCACAGCCGGTCTACTGGTATGTCTGACCTTTTTCATTGGTTTTATT
This portion of the Vibrio sp. VB16 genome encodes:
- a CDS encoding NUDIX hydrolase, which gives rise to MKVHECVSFLLINGNKVLLEKRREYRETDAGLTNIPGGHIEQDESQYEALIREVMEELKVVPTCYKYLCSLYHPTSELQLIHYYVVSRWEGDISPQEADEVKWYELLLAPVGIEADKLALSEYQRVIQYLSL
- a CDS encoding PstC family ABC transporter permease — its product is MMLLFGFLFWFALPVFFNTETPVLSLIWQPEQGQYGILSMIAGSGLIGLMALTLAFPVAVGITGFCLFSRYQNLASWIRRMIRLMAGIPTVVYGLAAVFLLVPLLRETFRSGSGFCLLAAAVMVVLLILPVMVMMLDTHCRPLENQIRLASASMGFTDTQTVLYLVLPNSTKAMATAALLGFSRAIGDTILPLMLAGNAPQLTDSVFDSVRTLTAHIGLVLATENGSAAYNSLFAAGLLLLAMSVTVTLLIRKMEHAQFSVRRGDAE
- a CDS encoding DUF1289 domain-containing protein, with product MFIGNSTIIITPCIGKCELDDNAICKGCYRSSSEITDWVNKSEDEKIDIVIRCKKMIAKQA
- a CDS encoding DJ-1/PfpI family protein; its protein translation is MDIAVLTFDGFNELDSFIASGILNRMKAFGWNVQITSPSELVTSMNGVTIYSQKPLEFANGADAVLFGSGVLTRDIAQDESLLSRLSLNPQTQLIGGQCSGTLLMSVLGLLNQVPACTDLTTKPWVIESGVTVLEQPFYAKGNIATAGGCLSSKYLAGWIISKLSNTSHAESAIHYVAPVGEKECTVEHCMSIVGAYL
- a CDS encoding phosphotransferase: MLEPREPFEFICHGDFTPYNVALSENTVVGVFDFDTAHPAPRIWDLAYSIYCWSPFKTDSVDKLGTIAEQVFRF
- a CDS encoding phosphate ABC transporter substrate-binding protein, giving the protein MRLKFGFMRLLVCGLCFIPAITQASDLDRFKGLSGTINIAGGTAHIPVMKQAAKAVMKANREIRITIAGGGSGVGAQQVAKGLVEIGNTGRPLKPSEAKHGLVSFPFAIDGVAVIINPANPIHALTQQQVADIYAGKITNWQSLGGDDRSINIFTRDEASGTRAVFVKKLLRNSPMVNHANVVPSNGAMKTAIARDPGALGYSSVGYIDNTVKAPALDNVQPTNDACASGEYPIVRKLYMNTKGEPQELVREFIDFIYSPQGAEYIRASGYIPVSNQ